From Trichomycterus rosablanca isolate fTriRos1 chromosome 18, fTriRos1.hap1, whole genome shotgun sequence, the proteins below share one genomic window:
- the LOC134332153 gene encoding dual specificity protein phosphatase 26 — protein sequence MAFMSRFSRSRSNSRSPSRRESGKESPILSIAELERLLYTGKTACNHADEVWPRLYIGDQDIASDRRELVRLGITHILNCAQSKWRGGAEYYEGMNITYHGIEAHDSPSFDMSVNFYPAAEFIHKALTMGGTVLVHCAVGVSRSATLVLAYLMIRQNMTLVEAIKTVKDHRGVIPNRGFLRQLSGLDSILRASRKTT from the exons ATGGCTTTTATGTCCAGATTCTCCCGATCCCGGAGCAATTCTAGGTCTCCAAGTAGAAGAGAATCTGGAAAAGAGTCACCCATACTGAGCATTGCTGAACTTGAGCGGCTTCTATACACAGGAAAGACAGCCTGTAATCATGCAGATGAGGTTTGGCCCAGACTATACATTGGGGATCA AGACATTGCCTCAGACCGCCGGGAGCTTGTAAGACTTGGGATCACACACATACTGAACTGTGCACAGAGCAAATGGCGGGGTGGTGCAGAGTACTACGAGGGAATGAACATCACCTACCATGGCATCGAGGCCCATGACTCTCCATCCTTTGATATGAGTGTAAACTTCTACCCTGCTGCAGAATTCATTCACAAAGCACTCACCATGGGAG gaACAGTGCTCGTGCACTGTGCTGTGGGTGTGAGCCGCTCAGCTACTCTGGTGCTGGCATATCTCATGATTCGACAGAACATGACTCTAGTAGAGGCCATCAAGACTGTCAAGGACCACCGAGGTGTCATCCCTAACCGGGGTTTTCTGCGCCAACTCAGTGGCCTAGACAGCATACTTCGTGCCAGTCGAAAAACAACATGA